Proteins from one Terriglobales bacterium genomic window:
- a CDS encoding 3-hydroxyacyl-CoA dehydrogenase NAD-binding domain-containing protein yields the protein MKRIHKVAVLGAGTMGARIAAHMANAGVPTLLLDIVPANADAKSRNQIAAAGLDAARKSKPAAFFDPSLARLVRVGNFEDDLAQLSGVDWIIEAVVENLDLKRGLLRKVEAVRKPGTIVTTNTSGLPVAKIAEGFSDDFRRHWFGTHFFNPPRYMRLLELVPTPDSDRAALEAVARFCDVELGKGIVTAKDTPNFIGNRIGTFSVLNVMRLMQELDLTIEEVDALTGPAVGWPRSATFRTIDLVGLDVLVSVVKNLTQNARDERSDLKVPDFVQEMLNRKWLGDKTGVGFYKRVKGAPEGQDRLALDWKTLEYRPRQKPKFALLDMAKNVENPAERLKMLLATGKGKESAFLWSALADLWTYAANRIPEISDTVVEIDRAMRLGFNWELGPFELWDAAGVSATVTRMRAEGRPVAENAEILLGASQQSWYEPAPSAPSGRTFFDLASLTRKPVSAPDGVWSVAIAKQSGTKVVRKNAGASLVDLGDGVACLEFHSKMNALGGDIIQLVTQSLKPGGPGDAFDAFVITNDAANFSVGANVMLLLMSVQEEDWDEVDMMVRSFQGMTQAIKFSPKPVVVAPFGMALGGGCEISLHGAARQPHAELYMGLVEAGVGLLPGGGGCKEMLLRALDSAAQVRRDGKSESVEQFEALRRVFETIAMAKVSTSASEARSLGFLSGADRVTMNRERLLSDAKARALELARAGYEPPQPRTDIPAPGESVLATMKLGIHLMRQGEFISDHEVKIATRIAEALCGGAVSPGTPVSEQYILDLEREAFKSLCGERKTQERIQYTLKTGKTLRN from the coding sequence GTGAAGCGCATTCATAAGGTCGCAGTCCTCGGCGCCGGCACCATGGGCGCACGCATCGCCGCCCACATGGCCAACGCCGGCGTGCCCACGCTGCTGCTTGATATCGTTCCGGCCAACGCTGACGCGAAGTCCCGCAACCAGATCGCCGCCGCCGGCCTCGACGCCGCCCGCAAGTCCAAGCCCGCGGCGTTTTTCGATCCTTCGCTCGCCCGCCTGGTCCGCGTCGGCAACTTCGAAGACGACCTCGCCCAGCTTTCCGGCGTGGACTGGATCATCGAAGCCGTCGTCGAGAATCTCGACCTCAAGCGCGGCTTGCTGCGCAAAGTCGAGGCCGTGCGCAAGCCGGGCACGATCGTCACCACCAACACCAGCGGGCTTCCTGTAGCGAAGATCGCGGAGGGTTTTTCCGACGACTTCCGCCGCCACTGGTTCGGCACGCACTTCTTCAATCCGCCGCGCTACATGCGGTTGCTCGAGCTGGTTCCCACGCCCGATTCCGACCGCGCCGCCCTCGAGGCCGTCGCGCGCTTCTGCGACGTCGAGCTGGGCAAGGGCATCGTCACCGCCAAGGACACGCCCAACTTCATCGGCAACCGCATCGGCACCTTCAGCGTGCTCAACGTGATGCGCCTCATGCAGGAGCTCGACCTCACCATCGAAGAGGTCGACGCGCTCACCGGCCCCGCCGTCGGCTGGCCGCGCTCCGCGACTTTCCGCACCATCGACCTTGTCGGCCTCGACGTCCTTGTCTCCGTCGTCAAGAACCTCACCCAGAACGCGCGCGACGAGCGCAGCGATTTGAAAGTCCCTGACTTCGTCCAGGAGATGCTCAACCGCAAGTGGCTGGGCGACAAAACCGGGGTCGGCTTCTACAAGCGGGTGAAGGGTGCGCCCGAAGGCCAGGACCGCCTTGCGCTCGACTGGAAGACGCTCGAGTACCGCCCGCGCCAGAAGCCGAAATTCGCCCTGCTCGACATGGCGAAGAACGTCGAGAACCCCGCCGAGCGCCTGAAGATGCTGCTCGCGACCGGCAAGGGCAAAGAATCAGCCTTTCTCTGGTCCGCGCTCGCCGACCTCTGGACCTACGCCGCCAACCGCATTCCGGAAATTTCCGACACCGTCGTCGAGATTGACCGCGCCATGCGCCTCGGCTTCAACTGGGAGCTCGGCCCGTTCGAGCTCTGGGACGCCGCCGGCGTCTCCGCCACCGTCACGCGCATGCGCGCCGAAGGACGTCCCGTCGCCGAAAACGCTGAGATCCTCCTCGGCGCCAGCCAGCAGAGCTGGTACGAGCCCGCGCCAAGCGCCCCCAGCGGCCGGACGTTTTTTGACCTCGCAAGCCTCACCCGCAAGCCGGTTTCCGCGCCCGACGGCGTGTGGTCGGTCGCGATCGCGAAGCAATCCGGAACGAAGGTCGTCCGCAAGAACGCCGGCGCATCGCTGGTGGACCTCGGCGACGGCGTCGCCTGCCTCGAATTTCATTCCAAGATGAACGCGCTCGGCGGCGACATCATTCAGCTCGTCACCCAGTCGCTCAAGCCCGGCGGCCCCGGCGACGCCTTCGACGCGTTCGTCATCACCAACGACGCTGCCAACTTCTCCGTCGGCGCCAACGTCATGCTGCTGCTCATGTCCGTGCAGGAAGAAGACTGGGACGAAGTGGACATGATGGTCCGCAGCTTCCAGGGCATGACGCAGGCCATCAAGTTCTCGCCCAAGCCGGTCGTCGTGGCGCCCTTCGGCATGGCGCTGGGCGGCGGCTGCGAAATCAGCCTGCACGGCGCCGCGCGCCAGCCGCACGCCGAGCTCTACATGGGACTGGTCGAAGCCGGTGTCGGGCTGCTGCCCGGAGGCGGCGGCTGCAAGGAGATGCTGCTGCGCGCGCTCGACAGCGCCGCGCAAGTCCGCCGCGACGGCAAGTCCGAATCCGTTGAGCAGTTCGAAGCCCTGCGCCGGGTGTTTGAAACCATTGCGATGGCCAAGGTCTCAACGTCCGCATCCGAAGCCCGCTCGCTCGGCTTCCTCTCCGGCGCCGACCGCGTCACCATGAACCGCGAGCGCCTGCTCTCCGACGCCAAGGCCCGCGCGCTCGAACTCGCCCGCGCCGGCTATGAGCCTCCGCAGCCGCGCACCGACATCCCCGCGCCCGGCGAAAGCGTGCTCGCAACCATGAAGCTGGGAATCCATCTAATGAGGCAGGGCGAATTCATCAGCGACCACGAGGTCAAGATCGCGACCAGGATTGCCGAAGCGCTCTGCGGCGGCGCCGTCTCGCCCGGCACGCCCGTGAGCGAGCAGTACATCCTTGACCTCGAGCGCGAGGCGTTCAAATCGCTCTGCGGCGAGCGCAAAACGCAGGAACGCATTCAGTACACGTTGAAGACGGGGAAGACGCTGAGGAACTAG